One region of Salvelinus namaycush isolate Seneca chromosome 3, SaNama_1.0, whole genome shotgun sequence genomic DNA includes:
- the LOC120032211 gene encoding NEDD4 family-interacting protein 1-like — translation MRRNFTYLSLLAYFDNKENGGFPNPPSYNVATTLTSYDEAERTKAEAHVPLVAGRDEDFVARYDFEDAQQLRIGNDGIFMLTFFMAFLFNWIGFFLSFCLTTSAAGRYGAISGFGLSLIKWILIVRFSTYFPGYFDGQYWLWWVFLVPVLSFSFVVLDM, via the exons ATGCGCCGCAATTTCACTTATTTATCTCTCTTAGCTTATTTTGACAACAAAGAAAACGGGGGTTTCCCCAATCCACCATCATACAACGTGGCCACAACGCTCACTTCCTATGACGAGGCGGAGAGAACCAAGGCGGAAGCTCATGTTCCCTTGGTGGCTGGAAGG GATGAAGACTTTGTAGCCAGGTATGACTTTGAGGATGCACAACAGCTGCGGATAGGGAACGATGGCATTTTCATGTTGACCTTTTTTA TGGCATTCCTTTTCAACTGGATCGGTTTCTTCCTGTCCTTCTGTCTGACCACCTCGGCAGCAGGCCGCTACGGGGCCATCTCTGGCTTCGGCCTGTCACTCATCAAGTGGATCCTCATTGTCCGG TTCTCCACCTATTTCCCTGGGTACTTTGATGGGCAGTACTGGCTGTGGTGGGTGTTCCTGGTACCAGTTCTGTCTTTCTCATTTGTAGTACTAGACATGTAA